From the genome of Chloroflexota bacterium:
ATTTCTACCGGAGACTTCGGAGCTGCTGTCGCCCTTGCTGACTGTCGCGCCGTTGCAATTGCTGGCATACTATATCGCCGTGAGGCGGGGCGCAGACGTTGACCAGCCTCGAAATCTAGCCAAGACAGTCACCGTCGAGTGACGCTGTATCTAAGGAGGAACCAATGCCGAAGGCGAAGAAAAAGAAGGCAGTTGCAAAGAAGGCCGTGGCCAAGAAAGCTGCTGTCAAGAAGTCCGCGGTGAAGAGGGTCGCGCCGAAAAAGAAGGCCCCTGCGAAAAAGGCCGCGCCCAAGAAGGCTCCCGCGAAAAAGGCCGTGGTCAAGAAGGTTGCCCCCAAGAAGGCTCTCGCCAAGAAGGCAGCCCCTAAGGCCGCCGCGCCCAAGGCTGAGCCGAAAAAGAAGTGGGGCATCGAGGTCTGGCCCAAGGACGGCAAGTTCGGCATCTACATCAACGCCGCCGAAAGCAAAGTCGTTCGCATCAACTCGCCCTACTGGTTCCCGCCGCCTCCCGCCTGGCAGTTCCTCACTCCTGAAGTGAACATGACCCTCCTCGCCATCCGGGAACTCGCCGGCAAGCAGGGCCTTGCGAGCAACCCCGAATCGGTGCAGTGGACCTCCATCCCCCTGCTCGATTAGCCGTCATCTCCTAAGAAGGCTCTGGGAAGCGGGGACGCAGGTCCCCGCTTCCCGCTTTTCTACGATAGCTCCTGGAGCGCCACCATGGCCGACTATCTGAAGCCGGTGCCCACTGCAGACGTCGAAACCAAGCCCTACTGGGATGCCTGCAAGCGTCACGAGCTTGTTTTGCCCTGGTGCGCCGGCTGCAAAAACTACTTCTTCCCGCCCCAGGCCATCTGCCCCCACTGCCTCAAGGCAGACATAGAATGGCGCAAGGCCTCTGGCAAAGGCGTCGTCTACAGCATGTCTGTGGTGCACCAGAACAAGTCGCCCGGCTTCCGCGAGCAAGGGCCGTATGTCCTCGCCTATGTGCGGCTCGATGAAGGGGTGCAGATGCTCACCAACGTCCTCGCCGCCGACCCCTATACCGTGAAGGTGGGCACGCCCGTCGCCGTGACCTTTGAGGATGCCACGCCCGAAGTCAGCATCCCCAAATTCACCGTCCGCTCCTGAGGGCTGCGCGCTCTATCCCTCCAGCAGCCGGGCGAACCTCGCCTCTCCCTTGTACGGCCCCACCACGCCCAACAGCGCCCGCTCCCGCGCAAATAGCCCCTTCGCCACGCGCTGCACATCGTCCGCCCTCACCGCATCTATGCGCCGGACGATCTCGTCCATCGTCTTGATCTCGCTGCGCAGCGTCTCCTGCACGCCGTGCCACGCCGCCATGCTGCGCGTATCTTCCGTCTGCAAGAGCAGACGGCCCTTGGTCATCTCCTTCGCCTTGTGCATCTCATCAGCGGTGACACCCGCTATGACGCCGTCCACTTGCTTGAGGATGCCTGTCACCGCCTCATCAATGCTCTTGGCATCAACGCCCGCGTAGATAGTCACCGCGCCGTCGTCCATGAAATGGCTCACGTAGCTGAACACCTCGTAGCACAGGCTCCGGTTCTCCCGCAGGTCAATGAACAGCCTGCTGCTCATGCCGTCGCCAAGGATATTGTTCAGCAGGTCCAGCGCGTAGCGGTCCTCGTGCGTGGCGGAAAGGCCGTGGTAGGAGATGCAGAGGTGCGCCTGCTCCGTCTTCTGGCGCC
Proteins encoded in this window:
- a CDS encoding Zn-ribbon domain-containing OB-fold protein translates to MADYLKPVPTADVETKPYWDACKRHELVLPWCAGCKNYFFPPQAICPHCLKADIEWRKASGKGVVYSMSVVHQNKSPGFREQGPYVLAYVRLDEGVQMLTNVLAADPYTVKVGTPVAVTFEDATPEVSIPKFTVRS